The following proteins come from a genomic window of Megalops cyprinoides isolate fMegCyp1 chromosome 6, fMegCyp1.pri, whole genome shotgun sequence:
- the st7l gene encoding suppressor of tumorigenicity 7 protein-like, with amino-acid sequence MADGGDSNSQSPGFAHKLKSWLSWSWTYICVIWFAMVLTMIYVLRSPLKLQESLAAASVFLNTLTPKFYVALTGTSSLISGLILIFEWWYFRKYGTSFIEQVSVSHLRPLLGGVDNSSAAGLFSSVNGDTEPRPSVSECKVWRNPLNLFRGAEYSRYTWVTGKEPLTYYDMNLSAQDHQTFFTGDTQQLRPEDAVMQKAWRERNPQARIKAAYQAIELNNECATAYVLLAEEEATTITEAEQLFKQALKSAGKDTNLLVYIKRRLAMCARKLGRIKEAVKMMRDLMKEFPLLGMLNIHENLLEALLELQAYADVQAVLAKYDDISLPKSATICYTSALLKARAVSDKFSPEAASRRGLSTAEMNAVEAIHRAVEFNPHVPKYLLEMKSLILPPEHILKRGDSEAVAYAFFHLQHWKRAEGALNLLHCTWEGTFRMIPYPLEKGHLFYPYPGCTETADRELLPSFHEVSVYPKKDLPFFILFTAGLCSFTATLAMLTHQFPELMGVFAKAFLSTLFAPLGFFVDKMESFQLWHQLSRI; translated from the exons ATGGCGGACGGTGGTGACAGTAACTCGCAATCACCTGGATTTGCACACAAATTGAAATCTTGGCTTTCCTGGTCATGGACATATATATGTGTCATTTGGTTTGCTATGGTCTTAACTATGATATATGTGCTGCGGAGTCCGTTGAAGTTACAGGAAAGTCTTGCCGCGG CATCTGTTTTCCTGAATACTTTGACACCTAAATTTTACGTGGCGCTTACTGGAACCTCCTCACTAATTTCGGGCCTCATTTTG ATTTTTGAGTGGTGGTACTTCCGAAAGTATGGCACCTCGTTCATTGAGCAAGTCTCTGTGAGTCATTTGCGCCCTCTGCTGGGTGGTGTGGACAACAGCAGCGCAGCGGgcttgttttcctctgtgaacGGAGATACAGAGCCCAGACCAAGCGTCTCAG AGTGCAAAGTTTGGAGAAACCCTTTGAACTTGTTTAGAGGAGCAGAATACAGCAG ATACACCTGGGTCACTGGAAAGGAGCCCTTGACCTACTATGACATGAACCTCTCAGCGCAAGACCACCAGACCTTCTTCACTGGTGACACCCAGCAGCTCAGGCCAGAGGATGCTG TGATGCAGAAGGCTTGGAGGGAGAGGAATCCGCAGGCCCGGATCAAAGCGGCCTATCAGGCCATCGAGCTGAACAACGA GTGTGCCACAGCATACGTTCTGCTGGCAGAAGAGGAAGCCACCACCATCACTGAAGCTGAGCAGCTCTTCAAGCAGGCCCTGAAGAGTG CTGGCAAAGACACCAACCTCCTGGTCTACATCAAGCGCAGGCTGGCCATGTGCGCACGCAAGCTGGGGAGAATCAAAGAGGCAGTGAAAATGATGAGAGAT TTAATGAAGGAGTTCCCTCTGCTGGGAATGTTAAACATCCATGAGAACCTTCTGGAAGCCCTCCTGGAACTGCAGGCCTATGCGGATGTACAAGCTGTCCTTGCAAAATATGATG ATATCAGCTTGCCAAAATCAGCTACAATATGCTACACATCAGCACTGCTAAAAGCCCGAGCAGTGTCAGATAA GTTCTCCCCCGAGGCGGCTTCGAGGCGGGGCCTCAGCACGGCCGAGATGAACGCCGTGGAGGCCATCCACCGAGCCGTGGAGTTCAACCCCCACGTGCCAAAG TACTTATTAGAGATGAAGAGTCTGATCCTGCCCCCGGAGCACATCCTGAAGAGGGGCGACAGTGAGGCGGTGGCCTACGCCTTCTTCCACCTGCAGCACTGGAAGAGGGCAGAAGGAGCCCTGAACCTGCTGCACTGCACCTGGGAGGGCA CTTTCCGGATGATACCCTACCCCCTGGAGAAAGGGCACCTCTTTTACCCCTACCCAGgctgcacagagactgcagatCGAGAGCTGCTGCCGT CCTTCCACGAGGTGTCGGTGTACCCCAAGAAGGACCTGCCCTTCTTCATCCTCTTCACTGCTGGGCTGTGCTCCTTCACTGCCACCCTGGCCATGCTCACACACCAGTTCCCCGAGCTCATGGGCGTCTTTGCCAAGGCT TTCCTCAGCACTCTCTTCGCACCCCTGGGCTTCTTTGTGGATAAAATGGAGAGCTTCCAGCTTTGGCACCAGCTGAGCAGAATATGA